GACCTTGATATTTTCCTGCTGCTTTTTCCAAATTATGTTTTCCATCTGTAGTAACTTTTATCGCAAATGCTGGTATCACAGCTAACGCCATAATTAAAAACAATACTTTTTTAATAATTATTACCTGCTCTTTCTGTTTAAATTTATCATTTCTTAATCACAACTTATTTATACAGTTTATAATAATCACGGTATAATTTATACATTTCAGGATTATCTTCAGGGAAATCTTTCAAATGTTCAGGATCATCAATTTTATCATGATTTTCTCGTACAATACTAATTATTCTTTTCGTTTTTCTATTCAAAATTACTGGATCTTTTAATTTTGTATCGTATCCAACACAGATATATTCATCACAAAGCACATTTTTTTCCTTAACTGCATTTGTAATTCGTGGCGACTCATTTTCATCTCCAGTATCAGAAGCGTAATCCCAGAACTGATAATTCCCGTTTTTCAATTTTTTGATTTCTATTGAAGTATCATCTGCTGATATCTCTCTTTTCAGCAATATTTCCTCATGCAGTTTTCCATCGCTTGTGAAAGGCAAATCATAACCTTTGTAACTAAATTCTTCTTCTGAAAACCCAATGACTCCCATCAATAGCAATAATGCCATAATAATTTTTTTCATTTTCGTTCCCTCCGCTTTCTATTTTTTCTTCTTTGTTTATTTTTTCACTAATAATATATCATAACTTTATTAAAGAAAAATGAGAGTTTTTATTTTACTTATTATTTTTCTAGTCTGCTTTTACTGTTTCATAAACTTTATTTTTATCTCTTATTTCATATACATCCTTTTCATGATTATATTTCATGCCAAAACTTTCATAATCAGCACCCGCTAAAATTTTACCTTTAAAATAAACATTTCTTCTTCCTTTTGCATATTCAGTATCGCCATATGCACTAAACTGATGGCTTTCTGCTTTTTCAAGTTTTTTAAATGCACCTTCATCTGTATCTAAGTAATAAACTACATTATACTTATTTATATATTTGTCATTATATGTCGATAAATTATATGGATCAACCTTAGGAGCATCTTTTATTTTTACAAGTTTATGATTTTTTACAAAATACATACTGTCCTTATCGTGATACAAGTTAGTTTTGATTGCTAACTGTGAAAGATTTTCAATATCCACTTCCTTACCGTCTATCGGAACTATACTTCCGTCTTTCTCAACAATGTAAAATCCATTTTTATCTTCTATAAGAAAATTGTCAACTAATCTGCTTATTTTCTTAAATGTTTTTACATCTATACCTTTTAATTTCTTATTTTCATAATAGACATTGTTTTTATCTTTTGAATAATATCCATTTACTACAGATCCAAAATCATATGTTAATTCAAATGTGTTTTTATCTGCTCCTTCTATTTTTTTATTTCCATAGTAAACATTATTTTTATCCTTTATATAAGGAAGTTCTATTATCTTAATAGTGTCTCTATCAACACCCAATATTTTCTTACCCCCAAAATAAATATTATTTTTATCTTTTGAAAAACCATCACTTCCTATTTGGAATGTAGGTAAATCTGCTCCTATTATTTTTCTATTTGAATAATAAATATTGTTTTTATCTTTTGAATACAATTGATTTATCACTTCATACGTCTGAGGATCATACGGTAATTTTTCCAGTACCAAATTATCACTATCTCCATCAATATTGTAAATTCCATTTTTATCTTTTAGATATCGACGCGCACTCCCGCTAATATTTATAATTTGAAAAGTAATCGGATCTATTCCTTCTAATTTTTTCCACCCTCTATTTTCCCAGACATAAACTCCATTTTTATCTTTTGCATATACAGCATCTATTTCCTGAAATGTTGCTTTATCTATTTTTGGATTACTTCCTGCATAACTTATATTTACTGATAAAATCATAATTACAAATATTTTAAAAACTTTATTTTTCATAACTAATGTTTCTCCTTCATTATTTTTTTAATCTGTAAATATTATTTATTATTTAATAAATCATATCTTTTTGCCAATTCTAAAGTTCTTTTCTCTATTCCACTTGCCCAGGCATTTCCTCCTAGAGTTCCTGATATTGTTCCACCTTCTGACTCTTCAGTACTTTTTTCAACATCTTCCTTAACTTTTTTTAACCATTCTTCCTGCTCTTTTTGCAATTTTGCCTTTTCATTTTCTGATAATTTTGATAATAACAATTCATAAACCTTTTTCATTTCTGTTTCCCATGAATCTCCTAATTTTTGAATTGCATTATTCATGTCTGCTGTCACTCCAGAATCCAAAACTGGCTGAATTTCCTTTTTTACTGCTTCCATTCTTTCCAATATTTGAGTTTCATAACTGCTTTCTGATTTTATGCTGCTTGAAGAAACTGCCGTTGTTTTATTAACTTCTTGCTTTATTTCCGTTTCTTTCGTTTCCTTTTTTTCATCTTTTCCAGATTTTGAACATGCGACAACTCCCA
The DNA window shown above is from Leptotrichia wadei and carries:
- a CDS encoding lysozyme inhibitor LprI family protein; its protein translation is MKKLFFTLTVLLMGVVACSKSGKDEKKETKETEIKQEVNKTTAVSSSSIKSESSYETQILERMEAVKKEIQPVLDSGVTADMNNAIQKLGDSWETEMKKVYELLLSKLSENEKAKLQKEQEEWLKKVKEDVEKSTEESEGGTISGTLGGNAWASGIEKRTLELAKRYDLLNNK
- a CDS encoding DKNYY domain-containing protein, whose protein sequence is MKNKVFKIFVIMILSVNISYAGSNPKIDKATFQEIDAVYAKDKNGVYVWENRGWKKLEGIDPITFQIINISGSARRYLKDKNGIYNIDGDSDNLVLEKLPYDPQTYEVINQLYSKDKNNIYYSNRKIIGADLPTFQIGSDGFSKDKNNIYFGGKKILGVDRDTIKIIELPYIKDKNNVYYGNKKIEGADKNTFELTYDFGSVVNGYYSKDKNNVYYENKKLKGIDVKTFKKISRLVDNFLIEDKNGFYIVEKDGSIVPIDGKEVDIENLSQLAIKTNLYHDKDSMYFVKNHKLVKIKDAPKVDPYNLSTYNDKYINKYNVVYYLDTDEGAFKKLEKAESHQFSAYGDTEYAKGRRNVYFKGKILAGADYESFGMKYNHEKDVYEIRDKNKVYETVKAD